One Fusobacterium nucleatum genomic window carries:
- a CDS encoding PTS sugar transporter subunit IIA, which translates to MVNSIKITDYITEDLIDLDLKSKNREGILIELSELLEKSPNVTGEEKDIYKALVDREKLGSTGIGKGVAIPHAKTESATGLTVAFGVSKEGIDFNSLDEEEVHLFFVFASPNKDSQVYLKVLARISRLIREEEFRENLFNCKTPKEVIDCIREKEEN; encoded by the coding sequence ATGGTAAATTCTATAAAAATTACAGATTATATTACAGAAGACTTAATAGATTTAGACTTAAAGTCAAAAAATAGAGAAGGTATTTTAATAGAGTTGTCAGAATTATTGGAAAAATCACCAAATGTAACAGGTGAAGAAAAAGATATTTATAAAGCATTGGTAGATAGAGAAAAACTTGGCAGTACAGGAATTGGTAAAGGAGTGGCTATACCTCATGCTAAAACTGAAAGTGCGACAGGACTTACTGTTGCTTTTGGTGTAAGTAAAGAAGGTATAGATTTTAATTCATTAGATGAAGAAGAAGTTCATTTATTCTTTGTTTTTGCTTCTCCTAATAAAGATAGCCAAGTATATTTAAAGGTACTAGCTAGAATATCAAGATTAATAAGAGAAGAGGAATTTAGAGAAAATTTATTTAATTGTAAAACTCCAAAGGAAGTTATAGATTGTATTAGAGAAAAAGAAGAAAATTAG
- the fmt gene encoding methionyl-tRNA formyltransferase, with product MRIIFMGTPTFALPSLEKIYKEHEIISVFTKVDKPNARGKKINFSPIKEFALANNLKIYQPENFKDGSLIEEIRNMQADLIVVVAYGKILPKEIIDIPKYGVINLHSSLLPRFRGAAPINAAIINGDNKSGVSIMYVEEELDAGAVILQEETEITDEDTFLSLHDRLKDIGADLLLKAIELIEKGQVKAQKQDEKLVTFVKPFKKEDCKIDWTKTSREIFNFIRGMNPVPTAFSNLNETIIKIYETKINDKVYNNATCGEVVEYLKGKGVVVKTADGSLIISSAKPENKKQMSGVDLINGKFLKIGEKLC from the coding sequence ATGAGAATTATTTTTATGGGAACACCTACATTTGCTCTTCCCAGTTTAGAGAAAATTTATAAAGAACATGAAATTATATCAGTATTTACAAAAGTTGATAAACCTAATGCTAGGGGTAAAAAAATAAATTTTTCTCCAATAAAAGAGTTTGCTTTGGCTAATAATTTAAAGATTTATCAACCTGAAAATTTTAAAGATGGCTCTTTAATTGAAGAAATAAGAAATATGCAAGCTGATTTAATAGTAGTTGTTGCTTACGGGAAAATTTTACCAAAAGAGATAATAGATATCCCTAAGTATGGTGTAATAAATTTACATTCTTCATTATTACCAAGGTTTAGAGGTGCAGCACCTATAAATGCAGCTATAATAAATGGAGATAACAAAAGTGGAGTATCTATAATGTATGTTGAAGAAGAGTTAGATGCAGGAGCTGTAATTTTGCAAGAAGAAACAGAAATTACAGATGAAGACACATTTTTAAGTCTGCATGATAGACTAAAAGATATAGGAGCAGATTTATTACTTAAAGCTATTGAGCTTATAGAAAAAGGACAAGTAAAAGCTCAAAAGCAAGATGAGAAATTGGTGACATTTGTGAAACCTTTTAAAAAAGAGGATTGTAAAATAGATTGGACTAAAACAAGTAGAGAAATTTTTAACTTTATTAGAGGAATGAACCCAGTTCCAACAGCTTTTTCAAATTTGAATGAAACAATAATAAAGATATATGAAACAAAAATTAATGATAAAGTTTACAATAATGCAACTTGTGGAGAAGTAGTTGAATACTTAAAAGGTAAAGGAGTTGTAGTAAAAACAGCTGATGGAAGCCTTATAATAAGTTCTGCTAAACCAGAAAATAAAAAACAAATGTCAGGTGTGGACTTAATCAATGGAAAATTTTTAAAAATAGGTGAAAAACTATGTTAA
- a CDS encoding hemolysin family protein has protein sequence MDTYLNVLILVILILLSGFFSASEAALSAYRSNYLEKLDEEKHPKKYAVMKKWLKDPNAMLTGIVIGNNVVNILASSIATIVIVNYFGNKGSSVALATAIMTILILIFGEISPKLMARNNSAKIAEAVSVIIYVLSIILTPVVYCLIFISRFVGRILGVNMTSPQLMITEEDIISFVNVGNAEGIIEEDEKEMIHSIVTLGETSAKEVMTPRTSMLAFEGAKTINEVWDEIVDNGFSRIPIYEETIDNIIGILYVKDLMEHIKNNELDIPIKQFIRSAYFVPETKSIIEILKEFRGLKVHIAMVLDEYGGVVGLVTIEDLIEEIVGEIRDEYDDEEESFFKKIADNEYEVDAMTDIETINKDLELNLPISEDYESLGGLIVTTTGKICEVGDEVQIDNIYLKVLEVDKMRVSKVFIRILEEVKEEE, from the coding sequence TTGGACACGTATCTGAATGTGTTGATATTGGTAATTTTAATTTTATTATCAGGATTTTTTTCAGCATCTGAGGCTGCATTATCAGCCTATAGATCTAATTATTTAGAAAAATTAGATGAAGAAAAACATCCTAAAAAGTATGCAGTGATGAAAAAATGGTTAAAAGACCCTAATGCTATGTTAACAGGTATAGTAATAGGAAATAATGTGGTAAATATTCTAGCTTCATCAATTGCAACTATTGTAATAGTAAATTATTTTGGAAATAAGGGTTCATCAGTGGCATTAGCAACTGCAATAATGACTATATTAATTTTAATTTTTGGTGAGATAAGTCCTAAACTTATGGCTAGAAATAATAGTGCAAAGATAGCAGAAGCAGTTTCAGTAATAATTTATGTTTTATCTATTATACTGACACCAGTTGTGTATTGTTTGATATTTATTTCAAGATTTGTAGGTAGAATACTTGGTGTAAATATGACAAGTCCACAACTGATGATAACAGAAGAAGATATAATTTCTTTTGTAAATGTCGGAAATGCAGAGGGTATCATTGAAGAAGATGAAAAAGAAATGATACACTCAATAGTAACTTTGGGAGAAACAAGTGCTAAGGAAGTTATGACACCAAGAACTTCAATGCTTGCTTTTGAAGGAGCTAAAACAATAAATGAAGTTTGGGATGAAATAGTAGATAATGGATTTTCAAGAATACCTATATATGAGGAAACCATTGATAATATAATAGGAATCTTGTATGTTAAAGATTTAATGGAACATATAAAAAATAATGAATTAGACATACCTATTAAACAATTTATAAGATCAGCTTATTTTGTTCCTGAAACTAAATCTATTATAGAAATTTTAAAAGAATTTAGGGGCTTAAAAGTTCATATAGCTATGGTTTTGGATGAATATGGAGGAGTTGTTGGGCTTGTAACAATAGAAGACTTGATAGAAGAAATTGTTGGGGAAATAAGAGATGAGTATGATGATGAGGAAGAAAGTTTCTTTAAAAAAATAGCTGACAATGAATATGAAGTTGATGCAATGACTGATATAGAAACAATCAATAAAGATTTAGAGTTAAATTTGCCTATATCAGAAGATTATGAAAGTCTAGGTGGGCTTATAGTTACAACTACAGGTAAAATTTGTGAAGTTGGAGATGAAGTTCAAATAGACAATATCTATTTAAAGGTTTTAGAAGTTGATAAAATGAGAGTTTCAAAAGTCTTTATAAGGATTTTAGAAGAGGTAAAAGAAGAAGAATGA
- a CDS encoding adenine phosphoribosyltransferase: MDLKKYVASIENYPKEGIIFRDITPLMNDGEAYKYATEKIVEFAKNHHIDIVVGPEARGFIFGCPVSYALGVGFVPVRKPGKLPREVIEYAYDLEYGSNKLCLHKDSIKPGQKVLVVDDLLATGGTVEATIKLVEELGGVVAGLAFLIELVDLKGREKLNKYPMITLMQY, from the coding sequence ATGGATTTAAAAAAATATGTAGCATCAATAGAAAATTACCCCAAAGAAGGAATAATATTTAGGGATATAACACCACTTATGAATGATGGAGAAGCATATAAATATGCAACAGAAAAAATTGTTGAATTTGCAAAAAACCATCATATTGATATAGTTGTTGGGCCAGAAGCAAGAGGATTTATTTTTGGTTGCCCTGTATCTTATGCTTTAGGAGTAGGCTTTGTACCAGTTAGGAAGCCAGGAAAATTACCTCGTGAAGTAATAGAATATGCTTATGATTTAGAATATGGTTCAAATAAATTATGTTTACATAAAGATTCAATAAAACCAGGACAAAAAGTATTAGTTGTTGATGATTTGCTTGCAACTGGTGGAACTGTTGAAGCTACAATAAAATTAGTAGAAGAATTAGGAGGAGTTGTAGCAGGCTTAGCATTTTTAATAGAACTTGTTGACTTAAAAGGAAGAGAGAAATTGAATAAATATCCTATGATTACATTAATGCAATATTAA
- the nrdR gene encoding transcriptional regulator NrdR: MKCPFCSSEDTKVVDSRTTIDGSTKRRRECNNCLKRFSTYERFEESPIYVVKKDNRRVKYEREKLLRGLTFATAKRNVSREQLDKIITDIERSLQNSLISEISSKELGEKVLEKLRELDQVAYVRFASVYKEFNDIKSFIEIVEEIKKD; encoded by the coding sequence ATGAAGTGTCCTTTTTGTAGTTCAGAAGATACAAAAGTAGTTGATAGCAGAACAACGATAGATGGCTCTACAAAGAGAAGAAGGGAATGTAATAATTGTTTAAAAAGATTTAGTACCTATGAAAGATTTGAAGAAAGTCCAATATATGTAGTAAAAAAAGATAACAGACGTGTAAAATATGAAAGAGAAAAACTTTTAAGAGGACTTACCTTTGCAACAGCAAAAAGAAATGTAAGTAGAGAACAGTTAGATAAAATTATTACAGATATTGAAAGAAGTTTGCAAAATTCTTTGATAAGTGAAATAAGTAGCAAAGAGTTAGGAGAAAAAGTTTTAGAAAAATTAAGAGAACTTGATCAAGTAGCCTATGTGAGATTTGCTTCTGTATATAAAGAATTTAATGATATTAAATCTTTTATAGAAATTGTTGAAGAAATTAAAAAAGATTAG
- the recO gene encoding DNA repair protein RecO gives MIFLRGKGIIIAKKDIEEADRYITIFMEDYGKVSTVIKGIRKSKKRDKTAVDILSLTDFQFYKKNDSLIISNFSTVKDYIGIKSDIDKINIAFYIFSILNQILVENGRNRKIYEVLEKTLDYLNTSNDERKNYLLVLFFLNTLIKEEGISIEDSSHTEELQVEMQNQRKVEIDDNVKKILQYLFEDNLKVVINDEKYKIDYIKKAILVLENYINFHLDTNINAQKILWGALLW, from the coding sequence ATGATATTTTTAAGAGGTAAAGGTATTATTATAGCAAAGAAAGATATTGAAGAAGCAGATAGATACATTACAATATTTATGGAAGATTATGGAAAAGTTTCCACTGTTATAAAAGGGATAAGAAAAAGTAAAAAAAGAGATAAGACAGCAGTAGATATATTATCTTTAACAGATTTTCAGTTCTATAAAAAAAATGATAGTTTAATAATTTCAAATTTTTCAACTGTTAAAGATTATATAGGAATAAAATCTGATATAGATAAGATAAATATAGCATTTTATATATTTTCTATATTAAATCAGATTTTGGTTGAAAATGGTAGAAATAGAAAAATTTATGAGGTGTTAGAAAAAACTCTTGATTATTTAAATACATCAAATGATGAAAGAAAAAATTATCTTTTAGTCTTATTTTTCTTAAATACTTTAATTAAAGAAGAAGGAATTTCTATTGAAGATAGTAGTCATACAGAAGAACTTCAAGTTGAGATGCAAAATCAAAGAAAAGTGGAGATAGATGATAATGTAAAAAAAATATTGCAATATTTATTTGAGGATAATTTAAAAGTAGTAATTAATGATGAAAAATATAAAATTGATTATATAAAAAAAGCAATATTGGTATTAGAAAATTATATTAATTTTCATTTAGATACTAATATAAATGCTCAAAAAATATTATGGGGGGCTTTATTATGGTAA
- a CDS encoding bifunctional (p)ppGpp synthetase/guanosine-3',5'-bis(diphosphate) 3'-pyrophosphohydrolase, giving the protein MNNYWEQLLDKARANHLNLDFDKIKLALGFAEESHQGQYRKSGDDYIIHPVEVAKILMDMKMDTDTIVAGLLHDVVEDTLIPIADIKYNFGDTVATLVDGVTKLKALPNGTKNQAENIRKMILAMAENIRVILIKLADRLHNMRTLKFMKPEKQQSISKETLDIYAPLAHRLGMAKIKSELEDMAFSYLHHDEFLEIKRLVDNTKEERKDYIENFIRTIIRTLSDLGIKAEVKGRFKHFYSIYKKMYQKGKEFDDIYDLMGVRVIVEDKATCYHVLGIVHSQYTPVPGRFKDYIAVPKSNNYQSIHTTIVGPLGKFIEIQIRTKDMDDIAEEGIAAHWNYKENKKSSKDDNIYGWLRHIIEFQNESDSTEDFIEGVTGDIDRGTVFTFSPKGDIIELPVGATALDFAFMVHTQVGCKCVGAKVNGRMVTIDHKLKSGDKVEIITSKNSKGPSIDWLDIVVTHGAKGKIRKFLKDENKETVTKIGKDNLEKEASKLGMTLKEIENDPTLKKHMEKNNIPNLDEFYFYIGEKRSRLDILITKIKTNLEKERAASTLTIEEVLKKKEEKKKEGKNDFGIVIDGINNTLIRFAKCCTPLPGDEIGGFVTKLTGITVHRKDCVNFHAMVEKDPSREIMVKWDENLIETKMNKYDFTFTVVLNDRPNILMEIVNLIANHKINITSVNSYEVKKDGDKIMKVKISIEIKGKTEYDYLINNILKLKDVISVER; this is encoded by the coding sequence ATGAATAACTATTGGGAACAATTATTAGATAAAGCAAGAGCAAATCATCTAAATTTAGATTTTGATAAAATCAAATTAGCATTAGGTTTTGCTGAAGAAAGCCACCAAGGACAATACAGAAAATCGGGGGATGATTATATTATCCACCCTGTTGAAGTTGCAAAAATTTTGATGGATATGAAAATGGATACAGATACAATTGTGGCAGGTTTATTACATGATGTTGTAGAAGATACATTGATTCCAATAGCAGATATAAAATATAATTTTGGAGATACAGTTGCCACTCTTGTTGATGGGGTAACAAAATTAAAAGCTTTGCCAAATGGGACTAAAAATCAAGCAGAAAATATAAGAAAAATGATTTTGGCAATGGCTGAAAATATAAGAGTTATTCTTATAAAACTAGCTGATAGACTTCATAATATGAGAACATTAAAATTCATGAAGCCTGAAAAACAGCAATCTATTTCAAAGGAAACTTTGGATATTTATGCTCCACTTGCTCATAGACTAGGTATGGCAAAGATTAAGTCAGAACTTGAGGATATGGCATTTAGTTATTTACATCATGATGAATTTTTAGAAATAAAAAGATTGGTGGATAACACAAAAGAAGAAAGAAAAGACTATATTGAAAACTTTATTAGAACTATTATTAGAACTTTATCTGATTTAGGTATAAAGGCAGAAGTAAAAGGTAGATTTAAACACTTTTATAGCATATATAAAAAGATGTATCAAAAAGGAAAAGAGTTTGATGATATCTATGACTTAATGGGAGTTAGAGTAATAGTAGAGGATAAAGCTACTTGTTATCATGTTTTAGGTATAGTACATAGTCAATATACACCAGTACCTGGTAGATTTAAAGACTATATAGCAGTACCAAAATCAAATAACTATCAGTCTATACATACAACAATAGTTGGACCTTTAGGTAAATTTATAGAAATTCAAATTAGAACTAAAGACATGGATGATATAGCTGAAGAAGGTATCGCAGCACACTGGAACTATAAAGAAAATAAAAAGAGTAGTAAAGATGATAATATCTATGGCTGGTTAAGACATATCATAGAATTTCAAAATGAATCTGATTCAACAGAAGATTTTATAGAAGGTGTAACAGGTGATATAGACAGAGGAACAGTTTTCACTTTTTCACCTAAGGGAGATATTATAGAACTTCCAGTTGGAGCAACAGCACTAGATTTTGCATTTATGGTACACACACAAGTAGGATGTAAATGTGTTGGAGCAAAAGTAAATGGAAGAATGGTAACCATTGATCACAAATTAAAAAGTGGAGATAAAGTAGAAATAATAACATCTAAAAACTCGAAAGGACCTAGTATAGATTGGTTAGATATAGTTGTAACGCATGGTGCTAAGGGAAAAATTAGAAAGTTTTTAAAAGATGAAAATAAAGAAACTGTAACAAAAATTGGTAAAGATAATTTAGAAAAAGAAGCCTCTAAATTGGGTATGACTCTAAAAGAAATTGAAAATGACCCTACACTTAAAAAACATATGGAAAAAAATAACATTCCTAACTTAGATGAGTTTTATTTCTATATTGGAGAAAAGAGAAGTAGGCTTGATATCTTAATAACTAAGATAAAAACTAACTTAGAAAAAGAAAGAGCAGCTTCAACTTTAACTATTGAAGAAGTCTTAAAGAAAAAAGAAGAAAAGAAAAAAGAAGGTAAAAATGACTTTGGAATAGTTATAGATGGAATAAATAACACTCTTATTAGATTTGCTAAGTGTTGTACTCCTTTACCAGGTGATGAAATTGGAGGTTTTGTTACAAAACTTACAGGAATAACAGTACATAGAAAAGACTGTGTTAATTTTCATGCTATGGTAGAAAAAGATCCTAGTAGAGAAATTATGGTTAAATGGGATGAAAATTTAATAGAAACTAAGATGAATAAATATGATTTTACTTTTACAGTTGTATTGAATGACAGACCTAATATATTGATGGAAATTGTTAATTTGATAGCTAATCATAAAATAAATATCACCTCTGTAAATTCTTATGAAGTAAAAAAAGATGGTGATAAGATAATGAAAGTAAAAATATCAATAGAAATTAAAGGTAAAACAGAATATGACTATTTAATAAATAATATTTTAAAATTAAAAGATGTTATTTCTGTTGAACGTTAG
- a CDS encoding bifunctional 5,10-methylenetetrahydrofolate dehydrogenase/5,10-methenyltetrahydrofolate cyclohydrolase, with amino-acid sequence MLMDGKELARDIKAKIKAEIDDIKRIYNVNPTVASILVGEDPASQVYLNSQIKSYQDLGIGVQKYFFSKEISEAYLLNLIDKLNKDTEVDGIMINLPLPPQISATKVLNRIKLIKDVDGFKAENLGLLFQNNEDFISPSTPAGIMALIEGYNIDLEGKDVVVVGRSNIVGKPVAALVLNNHGTVTICNSHTKNLADKTKNADILISAVGKPKFITEDMVKEGAVVIDVGINRVNGKLEGDVDFENVQKKASHITPVPGGVGALTVAMLLANILKSFKANRGII; translated from the coding sequence ATGTTAATGGATGGGAAAGAATTAGCAAGGGATATTAAGGCTAAAATAAAAGCAGAGATTGACGATATAAAAAGAATATATAATGTTAATCCAACAGTTGCTTCCATTTTAGTTGGGGAAGATCCAGCTTCACAAGTATATTTAAATTCACAAATAAAATCATATCAAGATTTAGGGATAGGAGTTCAAAAATATTTTTTTAGCAAAGAAATATCAGAAGCATATCTTTTAAATTTGATTGATAAATTGAATAAAGATACAGAAGTAGATGGAATAATGATAAATTTACCTCTACCTCCTCAAATAAGTGCTACAAAAGTTTTGAATAGAATAAAACTTATTAAAGATGTGGATGGTTTTAAAGCAGAAAATTTAGGTTTATTATTTCAAAATAATGAGGACTTTATATCTCCTTCTACACCAGCAGGGATAATGGCTCTAATAGAAGGATATAATATTGATTTAGAAGGAAAAGATGTAGTTGTAGTAGGAAGAAGTAATATAGTAGGAAAACCTGTTGCAGCTTTAGTATTAAATAATCATGGGACAGTTACAATTTGTAATAGCCATACAAAAAATTTAGCTGATAAAACAAAAAATGCTGATATTTTAATATCAGCAGTAGGGAAACCTAAATTTATCACAGAAGATATGGTAAAAGAAGGTGCAGTAGTAATAGATGTTGGAATAAATAGAGTTAATGGAAAATTAGAGGGGGATGTTGATTTTGAAAATGTTCAAAAGAAAGCATCACATATAACACCTGTTCCAGGTGGAGTGGGGGCATTAACAGTAGCTATGCTATTAGCCAATATTTTAAAATCATTTAAAGCTAATAGAGGAATAATTTAA
- a CDS encoding tetratricopeptide repeat protein: MTMNKKIVIVLGLSILISGCLSANKEKNYNFIKGLNEYQKNDKVSALENYKKAYEMDKNNVVLLNEIAYLYVDLGNYEEAENYYKKALEVKPNDENSLKNLLQLLYLQNKIVEMKKYIPMIIDKNSFVYNLNNFRIGILSNGEGEDIVEKSLLKISSNDRFLEEYNESFYADLASVAGLSDNTIKYSSIIFEKAYKKYSNKNKDIVKIYANFLIDIKEYRKAEDILMKYIVNNEDNLDEYALLKKLYTKENNKQKLENLKKILRNKI, from the coding sequence ATGACTATGAATAAGAAGATAGTGATAGTCTTAGGACTAAGTATTTTAATTTCAGGTTGTTTAAGTGCTAATAAAGAAAAAAATTATAATTTTATTAAAGGTTTAAATGAATATCAGAAAAATGATAAAGTTTCTGCCTTAGAAAATTATAAAAAAGCTTATGAAATGGATAAAAACAATGTAGTTTTATTAAATGAAATAGCTTATTTGTATGTTGATTTAGGAAATTATGAAGAAGCAGAAAATTATTATAAAAAAGCTTTGGAAGTAAAACCTAATGATGAAAATTCTCTAAAAAACTTATTGCAATTACTATATCTTCAAAATAAGATAGTAGAAATGAAAAAATATATTCCTATGATTATAGATAAAAATAGTTTTGTCTATAATCTTAATAATTTTAGGATAGGTATTTTAAGCAATGGTGAAGGCGAAGATATAGTTGAAAAAAGTTTGTTAAAGATAAGTTCAAATGATAGATTTTTAGAAGAATATAATGAGAGTTTTTATGCAGATTTAGCAAGTGTTGCAGGCTTATCAGATAATACAATAAAGTATTCTAGTATTATTTTTGAAAAAGCATATAAAAAATATTCAAACAAGAATAAAGATATAGTAAAAATATATGCTAATTTCTTAATAGATATAAAAGAATATAGAAAAGCAGAAGACATTTTAATGAAATATATTGTTAATAATGAAGATAATTTAGATGAGTATGCACTTTTAAAGAAATTGTATACAAAAGAAAATAATAAACAAAAATTAGAAAATTTAAAAAAGATTTTAAGAAATAAAATATAA
- a CDS encoding DUF502 domain-containing protein yields MRLKKNFYTGLLMILPVVITYYIFNWLFNLAFRIINNTAIIKVLKKLVYFSFGEKADAFYIQILVYIVAALIIFLSITVLGYMTKLVFFSKFIKKASDVLERIPIIKTVYSTSKQIIGVVYSGDGESVYKKVVAVEFPRKGIYAIGFITADKNTALKEFLADKEIVNVFVPTAPNPTSGFLLCMPKEDIHPLNMSVEWAFKLIVSGGYITEELVKEKEEDKITE; encoded by the coding sequence ATGAGATTAAAGAAAAATTTTTATACTGGCTTATTAATGATACTTCCAGTAGTAATAACTTACTATATTTTTAATTGGCTTTTTAATTTAGCATTTAGAATAATAAATAACACTGCAATTATAAAAGTCTTAAAAAAATTAGTATACTTTAGTTTTGGAGAAAAAGCAGATGCTTTTTATATACAAATACTTGTTTATATAGTAGCAGCATTGATAATATTTTTATCTATAACAGTGCTTGGTTATATGACAAAATTAGTATTTTTCTCTAAATTTATAAAGAAGGCATCAGATGTTTTAGAAAGAATACCAATTATAAAAACAGTGTATTCAACATCTAAGCAAATTATAGGGGTTGTATATTCAGGTGATGGTGAAAGTGTATATAAAAAAGTTGTAGCAGTTGAATTTCCTAGAAAGGGGATATATGCCATTGGTTTTATAACAGCAGATAAAAATACAGCATTAAAAGAATTCTTAGCTGATAAAGAAATAGTTAATGTATTTGTACCAACAGCACCTAATCCAACTTCTGGTTTCTTATTATGTATGCCAAAAGAAGATATTCATCCACTTAATATGAGTGTTGAATGGGCATTTAAACTTATAGTTTCAGGTGGTTATATTACAGAAGAATTAGTGAAAGAAAAAGAAGAGGACAAAATAACAGAATAA
- the mreC gene encoding rod shape-determining protein MreC, whose protein sequence is MKKENKIKILLPILAVIIVTVLIFNRLLFKLKDQIDKAFLPIQSKVYNVANRAIGIKDIIFSYESIIAENENLKKENMKLKIEKVKEQEIYEENERLLKLLEMKENSIYKGSLKFARVSFSDINNLNNKIFIDLGSKDGIKINMITVYGDYLVGKIIAVHDSYSEVELITNPNCIISTKTMGEVLGIARGSDEEDGLLYFQPSIVEDNLKEGDEIITSGISDIYPEGIKVGKIEQIDEKENYGYKRVTLKSGFESKDLREVIVISRENTVNRPIVKEEEIETEGLKGEEQ, encoded by the coding sequence ATGAAAAAAGAAAACAAAATAAAAATTCTTTTACCGATATTAGCAGTAATAATTGTTACAGTTTTAATTTTCAATAGACTTTTATTTAAGTTAAAAGATCAAATTGATAAGGCATTTCTACCAATTCAAAGTAAAGTATACAATGTAGCTAATAGAGCTATTGGAATTAAGGATATAATTTTCTCTTATGAAAGTATCATAGCAGAAAATGAAAATTTAAAAAAAGAAAATATGAAATTAAAAATTGAAAAAGTAAAAGAACAAGAAATATATGAAGAAAATGAAAGATTATTAAAACTTTTAGAAATGAAAGAAAATAGTATCTATAAAGGAAGTTTAAAATTTGCAAGAGTGAGTTTTAGTGATATAAATAATCTAAATAATAAGATTTTTATAGACCTTGGTTCAAAAGATGGAATAAAAATTAATATGATAACTGTATATGGAGACTACTTAGTTGGAAAAATAATAGCAGTTCATGATAGTTATTCTGAGGTTGAACTTATAACAAATCCTAATTGTATTATAAGTACTAAAACAATGGGAGAAGTGTTAGGAATTGCAAGAGGTAGTGATGAAGAAGATGGTCTTTTATATTTTCAACCTTCAATAGTTGAAGATAATTTAAAGGAAGGAGATGAAATAATTACATCAGGAATTAGTGATATTTACCCTGAGGGGATTAAAGTTGGAAAAATAGAGCAAATTGATGAGAAAGAAAATTATGGTTATAAAAGGGTTACTTTAAAATCTGGTTTTGAAAGTAAGGACTTAAGAGAAGTAATAGTAATTAGTAGAGAAAATACAGTAAACAGACCAATAGTAAAAGAAGAGGAAATAGAAACAGAAGGCTTAAAAGGAGAAGAGCAATGA
- a CDS encoding ACT domain-containing protein — protein MAAKKKEADNKEFYIVDKRILPKSIQNVIKVNDLILKTKISKYSAIKKVGISRSTYYKYKDFIKPFYEGGEDRIYSLHLSLKDRVGILTDVLDVIAKEKISVLTIVQNMAVDGIAKSTILIKLSESMQKKVDKIISKIGKVEGIADIRITGSN, from the coding sequence ATGGCAGCCAAAAAGAAAGAGGCAGATAATAAAGAGTTTTACATAGTGGATAAAAGAATTTTACCTAAGTCTATCCAAAATGTAATAAAGGTTAATGATTTAATCTTAAAAACAAAAATTTCAAAATATAGTGCAATTAAAAAGGTAGGAATAAGTAGAAGTACTTATTATAAATATAAAGATTTTATAAAACCATTTTATGAAGGAGGAGAGGATAGAATTTATAGCCTTCATCTATCTTTAAAAGATAGAGTTGGTATCTTAACAGATGTTTTAGATGTAATAGCAAAAGAAAAAATAAGTGTACTTACAATAGTTCAAAATATGGCAGTTGATGGGATAGCTAAATCAACAATACTTATTAAACTATCTGAAAGTATGCAAAAAAAAGTTGATAAAATAATATCAAAAATTGGTAAGGTAGAAGGAATAGCAGATATAAGAATAACAGGAAGTAACTAG